The genomic segment TCCGCCTAATTTATTTATTAGTAATTTACTTAAGATTTTCCtggaataattaaaatgtatttttttataatgcaacTCGTgttataaatattgatttatgtgtAAAATGGACATGCTGGGGTTGTGTAGGTGTTTCTCATCATTCTCTATTCATAGTCTGGACAAAAAGACCTGCTTAGCATTAACCATTACTGAACTAGAGTGCACATATTGGTATTTAATTGTATCTTACCATGTTTGTAcataaaggaaataataaaaatggcaacTTAATAGTTTTGTTGGATAGGCATGtgtgttatttgtattttattctcaCCATCCAGTTACATTTTAACTTTTAACAGCCCTAAATGAAGCAAGGGTCTCTATTTGTCACTGAACGAATACTATCATTATCAAGTCACTTGGAGCTATAACTGAAGTTGAAGTGCCAAAGGTTGCTTATCCATAAACTAGAGATTATTCAGACTGAAGTATGTGGCTGCTTGTTTTGCTGTATCACtgactgtttttttctgtgtgtgggggggtggggTTGGTAAGGGACACATGACCCAGCAAATTTACTCCTAAATTACACGCTGAACCTTCATTTGTAAACCTTTGGGAACTCTAGTCCAGCAACCATAGAGAGAAATTATTAGTAACAATGTCACCCAAAACTGTCTGATGGAATCAGACTCCTACCTGCTTTGTTTATCTTTCGTCTATACCTAATCTCTATTCTTTGTTTCATGAGATTCTCGCATAATGTGTTAAATCATTTCCATTCACCGCTCTGAATTGCTTTgtttgcttcacaaggaaacattGGTAAACAAGAGATgcatatgtagggttgccacttggccggtattttactggcctggccaggtCACACAGGCATACTCATCCATATTGGAGGGTCCTGGTGACCCAGGATATTGGAAATTTTGCCTCTGGTGTAAATTGCCACTTTACAGTTAACAGGGTACAGTTCCGCCCCAGGCACAATTCTCCAGTGCCACtgttaatataattttaattcaTTACAGCTAAGGTAAAGTTCCTTATCCCAGTAGAACATTCTGTGCTCTGTAACACTGGGCAGTGGGGATTATGTAGGAATTGTGCAGAATGTACTATGTTTGTGAATCCCTCTGACTCACAGCACCTTTAGGACATTACGTGTGCCAAATGGAGCAAATTAAGTCATTTATATTGTTACAGCCTGGGTAATGCAGCTGGCATTCATTCAGAGCACTGACTACCGTAACTCTTTATGAGCTATACATGGAATAAGCGTCAGCTGAGATCCCTGTTCAGCTGTTGTTTTAGCAGCTGACAAACTGTAGCGGTATTTTTAGAGTAATCTGGACTCTGATAATGCTGCTTCCACATTTGCTGGAAACCTTTTAGCTTGCCAGATTCAACAATATCATGCAGGATACAAAGCTGGTTACACTTTCTTGCACTGGATCTGGAGCTTTTCATTTAGGCTGTTCCATGCCAGAGTTAATTTTAGGCACATTGTCACCATATGATGCTGTTGTCACATAAAAAGCAAGGCCAAAAAGAATTGCTGCTTCTGACATTGAACTCTATCATAAATCAACAAATAGAAAAATAGGTAAAGCATCAGCCATATGCATCAAAGGCACTGCAGCTGTTAAAATGCCACTCTGACAGTTCCTAACACCCAAACGGGGTGtcagggaattctgggagttgtagtttctggccatacatttaaagatcTGCCGATCTTTGCCTTATTTGGACATCCATGCTCAAGACCAAATCTGTCAGGTGGAAACGTAACCTAAAGTTCCAATGCAGACCTCTGATACCattataaaacatactaaaatatatctGGTTGAttttctgccatttatttttcAGGCAGTCCCAAGCGCTAACATACACAGGCATTAAGTTGCTGAgtgggcagcttttatctgctCGTATATGGCGagttttgcatatactgtaacacTAAAAATCTCCCCCAAATACCCACTATTGAAGGAACTGTGAATTGCCTAAAGACAGcataattatttcaaattattaTGCTTCCTCACATGATTTGGGGAGTTATAACTCTCTGCTCTGAGTAAAGGAAAAAATGTACCGATTCATTGTCTGAAATGACTACATGCACCAAAGCCCTAGTTCTTCCCATTCTCGCTGCTGAAAGGAAGCCACTTACTTGGTTTTTTACTAATTCTACTACAAGTGACCTGTGAATCTCGtttataataaagaataaatatggaTTTAAGAAATAACgtcatatgtttctttttttaattggttgATAATCATCATATTTTATTACCAGCACACTTGCAGGTAATAACCATGCAAAACACAAGACAGGACaggtttttaaattaattttaaaatctacAATATTTTATGTAGGGCCATTTGCAAGCAAAATTACAGATTATCTACAGCTCTTTTTACTCAGTTTTCTAATTAGAATGTTTGCAGTTGAACCTTTTGTAGTAACAAACACTATAGTGACAAAGCTGTCTCCCTAGCAGCTAAAATCTACagttgtttccttcaatctgtgACAGCTGCAGGAGCAATCCCACTTTCCAAATTGGCCAACCTGAATTCCATATTGTAAGAGCCTGCACCTATATTTAGCTGGCAGGCTTAAATTGCAGAGACTTTAAGCTTGGCAGAGTTCACAGATCAGCCTTTTTAGCTTTTGCCTTGGGAGCTGATAGAAGCAGAGGCCTCTCCATTTCTCCAGCAACCCCCTGGTTTTCAGGAAACAAAAAAATGGATCCCACTGGGGAAATGAAGGATGAACTCAGGCTTTACCAGTCGACTCTTCTTCAGGATGGCCTGAAGGAACTTCTTgatgaaaataaatttgtagaTTGCTTCTTAAAGGCTGGTGACAAAAGCCTCCCATGCCACAggctgatccttgctgcctgcagCCCTTATTTCCGGGAGTTCTTCCTATCTGATGAAgctgaggagaagaagaaaaatgtggAATTAGACAATGTCGACCCAAGCACAATGGAAGCCATCCTTAAATATCTCTATTCTGCTGATATTGACCTTAATGACAGCAATGTGCAAGATATTTTTGCTTTGGCCAGTCGCTACCAAATCCCATCTGTTTTCACAGTGTGTGTGACTTATCTTCAGAGAAGGCTTTCTCCCTCCAATTGTTTGGCCATCTTTAGATTGGGCCTTCTTCTAGATTGTCCACGCTTGGCTGTTACCGCCCGCGATTATGTCTGTGATCGCTTCATGCAGATCTGCAATGAAGAAGACTTCCTGCAGCTTGCCCCACATGAGTTAATTGCAGTCATTTCCAGTGATGCCTTAAATGTGGAAAAGGAAGAACTGGTGTTTGAGGCAGTGATAAGATGGGTTCAAACAGacaaggaaaacaaagaaaagagcCTCTCTGATCTCTTTGACTGCATTAGATTCCGCTTGATGCCTGAAAAATATGTTATCGATCGGGTAGAAAAGCATGACATCATCAAAGCCAATCCTGATATAGTTAAAAAAGTTAAGATTGTTAAGGATGCCTTTGCCGGTAAACTCCCTGAGGGCTCCAAAGGCAAAGAGAATTCGAGCGAAGAAGGAGCAGACGGCGACATTGGAGATGAAGATTTACTCCCTGGGTATTTGAATGACATTCCCAGACATGGTATGTTTGTCAAAGATATGATGCTTTTAGTTAGCGACACAGCAGCTGTGGCTTACGACCCCCTTGAAAATGAGTGCTTCTTGGTCGGACTGTCGGAACAGATTCCAAGAAACCATTCTAGCATAGTCACCAAATCCAACCAAGTCTACGTCATCGGTGGCCTCTATGTGGATGAGGAGAACAAAGATCAACCATTGCATTCATATTTCTTTCAGGTATGTCCATTTAGTATTGTGTTAATTTACTGCACAAGGCATCTGTAGTTCACTGGTGTAGGGAATATTACAGTGCCCAAAATAGATACCAGGAGAAGCCAACCAGATACTTGTTTTAACAACTACCTATGCAGGGTTTCCCATGCATGAGCAGACAATAGAAATCGAGCTTGGTAATGCCTAATAATACCCTGATATCAGTGATAAGGTACTAACTATACTCCATGtaatgttggactacaactcccagaacccctTGAAAGCCTCTGGCTAAATCTGAACTAACTAAAGGAGACTATGGAATCAAATTAAAGGTATAGGATGGATATTTTTCCGTAGGATGGGAGGCGCATTTCAGTGCACTAGTAAAGTCACTTATGGACCACTGCTGTAAGGGTGCATGAGCATAAAAACGCTGCaacattatacttaaatattaaGGATTTAGAAAATGATATGGGGATTGTTTGCCATTTCTACTTTAGTTTAACAAGGGTACTAAAGTGTCTGAAAGATGCTGATCTTAGTTACCATTACATCATTATTTTGTCCACCGGAAGACTCCTTGCAATTGAGTATGTGAATTAAGCATTCATGTCAGACGatatataaagagaaataaaataaatactataccAAAGGGGTGTGAATGCACTTTAAACTTTCTCATTTCTTTTCTAACCTTTCTAATCTCATTGTGATTTTGAGAGATTTGCCCCCTTTCCATCaaccctatatttttatgcaggtATTAAGTCTTCCATTCAGTTTCTTGGTCTGTGTTTGAATCCTGATAAcataaaactggaatttttttttggggggggggggttgctaaaATTATACTATTAATCAGCCCTGATATACACCAAGGTACTTTGTTTTGATTGTAATAAAGGAAGATGCATTTAAACATGTATTATGGTTAATATataccaaaatacatattttatgcaCTCTTACGCACATAATTACTTTAGAAGTATTGCTGTAACAGAAGCAGAGACTATAGCCATTAGGCAGGGACAGGCAGGAGTCCTGTTAGGGGCCCTGTAAAATATTGGCGCTTGGATTTACATGAAAGGGGATCTCACAAAAGGTCGGTCAGGGAAGTGTATGGGCCGTAGATTAATCAGTCCTTTAAGCTCCCTACATATTGTGTCAGAAAGGCCAATGAGGCCCCACCAAAATGGATCTGGATAATGCACCCTTATAAACTGTAATCTTTAGTTGATATCAGTGGTTATAATTATAGAAATATTCTTCCTGTTAAATAGTCTTCATGTTAAATTTATGCTTTGTTGTGTTGCAGCTTGACAGCATTGCTGGCGACTGGATTGGACTCCCGCCACTCCCATCAGCAAGATGCCTGTTCGGCCTGGGCGAGGCAGATGACTGCGTTTATGCCATTGCTGGCAGGGACCTGCAGTCAGAAGAGTCGCTAGATTCTGTGTTCTGTTACGATACCAAGTATGTTGTTTATGGTCTCAGAGCTCAGTGCTAGTCTGGTGTCCTCATCCCAACTGCATTTAATCTGAGGTTCTCCTTTCAGGGCTGTATCTTGGACAGAAGTGAAGAAGCTCCCGGTCAAGGTCTATGGGCATTCTGTGGTGTCACACAATGACCAAATCTACTGTCTTGGTGGGAAAACAGAGGACAAGTAAGTATTATGAATCACATATCTTTTTTCACCATTCTGTGTCTGCTCTCCATCTTGGAATACCTAATTGGATATGTCAATATGGCTCTGAATAACTAGATTACACCAATACAATTAATTTTTCCTTGCGTAGGGCTGCTTTTGTCCTCAAGTTCTACTTCCCATACTGTTCAGGTTTTTTTAATCTGGCCAGCACATGTATACCGTGcaaaacttacaaaaaaaaccccaggctTGCCAGTAAGACCACTACAAATATGTCCAATGACCACTCCATTAACTCCAAACTTGCCAGTAAAATGACTGCAGAAATGGCCTCTCAGTACTGCActgatagattgaaagcattaacTCACCAGGCTGATTACCACACTTTTCTTCTTTCCCAAGCCTAACTGTGCATGTCTCTGTCCCTGCTCTTCCACTTTGCTAAAACTTCATAGAAAAAATCAAAGATGGCAGCATTCCACCAGTGGAACGCAAAGTCATCTTTGATTTATTCCGACTTGAATGGGAAGGTGAGAAAGTCATGTTTAAACCATGGCAGCAGCAGTGTCGGGGGGCCCTCAGGACCTGGGGCCCCCACTGAACGCCACCGATTTCCAGCACCCTCAGCCAACCAAGGCTTCTGGTAGTGCCATGAGAAATGGATTCAGGAGTTAGACATCTCTGCATTAAAAGTCTAGTATGAAGTAGAAATATATATCAGACCCCCAAAACTCTTCAAAACCACTTGTGAGGTTCATATGTTGTGTGCCCTTCAAATGGCTTTTCTTTACAATCAATGCTCCAGTGCTGAATTGGTTAAAGTAGATAGGCAAAGTATACAGCTTGAGCCTGGTGACTGGATTGGTTTCACTGCACCTGTCACCAGCCTGGAATTCCTACCCCATGGCCTTCTATATAGGTCTGGGAGCTTCTGGACTGGAATGAACTAGCTCTATCtgacagaagcagcagcagcactacCCCTGCCAATAatgcagttgtgtgtgtgtatgagcttGTGGGTCAATAATATCTCATACAGCATGTTGGAgggccagattatattaaaatgcctCTGAGCAGACTAGGGACCATCAAAATCCTTTGGAGGGTTACATCCAGCCTGCAGCCATTCAGTTATTTAGCCCTGATTTAAACTATAAAGGTAGACCTCAAGGTTCTTGTAATGGCCAATTATATTGTAAAAGAAGGGCCAACGTGTAGCACAGTTCCCACCTGTTTCAGCTCATTTATGAAAGAAGTTTGTGTAGACTTTGTGCACTCTTTAGCATAATTTG from the Xenopus laevis strain J_2021 chromosome 9_10L, Xenopus_laevis_v10.1, whole genome shotgun sequence genome contains:
- the klhl41.L gene encoding kelch like family member 41 L homeolog, translating into MDPTGEMKDELRLYQSTLLQDGLKELLDENKFVDCFLKAGDKSLPCHRLILAACSPYFREFFLSDEAEEKKKNVELDNVDPSTMEAILKYLYSADIDLNDSNVQDIFALASRYQIPSVFTVCVTYLQRRLSPSNCLAIFRLGLLLDCPRLAVTARDYVCDRFMQICNEEDFLQLAPHELIAVISSDALNVEKEELVFEAVIRWVQTDKENKEKSLSDLFDCIRFRLMPEKYVIDRVEKHDIIKANPDIVKKVKIVKDAFAGKLPEGSKGKENSSEEGADGDIGDEDLLPGYLNDIPRHGMFVKDMMLLVSDTAAVAYDPLENECFLVGLSEQIPRNHSSIVTKSNQVYVIGGLYVDEENKDQPLHSYFFQLDSIAGDWIGLPPLPSARCLFGLGEADDCVYAIAGRDLQSEESLDSVFCYDTKAVSWTEVKKLPVKVYGHSVVSHNDQIYCLGGKTEDKTCTGRMFVFSPKKGEWKDLPPMRTSRSMFGVTVHKGKIFVAGGVTEEGLTASVESYDIATNKWETLAEFPQERSSINLISVGGSLYAVGGFAMIQLESKEFAPTEVTDVWKYEDDKKEWSGMLKELRYASGATCLDMRLNLFKLTKL